In Pajaroellobacter abortibovis, the following are encoded in one genomic region:
- the hemL gene encoding glutamate-1-semialdehyde 2,1-aminomutase, with product MALLSSSQWFARAKNRMPGGVNSPVRAFQAVGGEPPFIVAAEGAMVISIEGQRYTDYVGSWGSMIVGHAHPAVVQAVTEAAAKGMSFGALTVGEVQFSERIASLYPSIQMLRIVSSGTEATMAAIRVARGYTGRDIIVKFEGCYHGHADCLLVKAGSGAATLGVPNSAGVPASTVQHTRTLPYHDRAALRTVFATIGHDIAAVIVEPAVGNMGCIPPDPEFLQEILKLTKEYGAVSIFDEVMTGCRVSPSGVQGLFNFVPDLTCLGKIIGGGLPLAAYGGRRDIMEKIAPLGPVYQAGTLSGNPVAVSAGMATLAFLQPSLYQYLEELGAQLEQGINKLLPCCSFPLCFQRIGSMFTLFFGPGPIRNWSDASRCDTERFGRWHQAMLEQKQYWPPSQFEAAFLSSAHTPELVEKTLAAIWIALQKVM from the coding sequence ATGGCTCTTCTTTCCTCTTCTCAGTGGTTTGCTCGTGCGAAGAATCGGATGCCAGGAGGGGTCAATAGTCCTGTCCGTGCTTTTCAGGCTGTGGGGGGTGAGCCACCTTTTATCGTAGCTGCGGAGGGGGCTATGGTAATCAGCATCGAGGGGCAGCGGTATACGGACTATGTGGGGTCGTGGGGCTCTATGATTGTGGGGCATGCCCATCCTGCTGTCGTTCAGGCAGTGACGGAAGCTGCAGCGAAAGGGATGAGTTTTGGAGCTTTAACAGTAGGTGAAGTCCAATTCAGCGAGCGGATTGCGAGCCTCTATCCCTCCATTCAGATGCTCCGAATTGTTTCCAGTGGTACGGAAGCGACAATGGCAGCTATCCGAGTGGCTCGCGGCTATACAGGGCGGGATATCATCGTGAAGTTTGAAGGGTGTTACCACGGCCATGCGGACTGTCTTCTCGTCAAAGCTGGGTCAGGGGCTGCTACCCTAGGCGTTCCAAATTCAGCGGGAGTACCTGCATCGACGGTTCAGCATACCAGGACATTGCCCTATCATGATAGAGCTGCACTTCGAACTGTTTTTGCGACTATCGGGCATGATATTGCTGCTGTCATCGTAGAGCCAGCAGTCGGTAATATGGGATGCATCCCTCCCGATCCTGAATTTCTTCAAGAAATCCTTAAGCTAACTAAAGAATACGGAGCTGTTTCCATTTTCGATGAAGTAATGACGGGATGTCGCGTGAGCCCTTCAGGAGTACAGGGGCTTTTCAATTTTGTTCCCGATCTGACCTGTCTAGGTAAAATCATAGGAGGAGGTCTACCGCTTGCTGCCTATGGAGGGAGACGTGATATCATGGAGAAAATAGCACCGTTGGGGCCTGTCTACCAGGCTGGTACGCTCAGTGGTAATCCTGTTGCTGTCAGTGCAGGCATGGCTACTCTTGCTTTCCTCCAGCCTTCCCTTTACCAATATCTCGAGGAGCTCGGTGCTCAATTAGAACAGGGGATTAACAAACTGCTTCCTTGTTGCTCATTCCCTCTGTGTTTCCAACGCATTGGATCGATGTTTACTTTGTTTTTTGGCCCTGGTCCGATTCGAAACTGGTCTGATGCCAGTCGATGTGATACAGAACGATTTGGACGCTGGCACCAGGCAATGCTTGAACAAAAGCAGTACTGGCCTCCCTCTCAGTTTGAAGCTGCTTTTCTTTCTTCTGCTCATACTCCGGAACTGGTTGAAAAGACACTTGCTGCGATTTGGATAGCTCTTCAGAAGGTAATGTAA
- the glyS gene encoding glycine--tRNA ligase subunit beta: MYPSLPLLLEIGVEELPASFVEEALAALPALVKKSLEVRRIHHGTIHVFGTPRRLALIVKEVATNQQDIDEEVIGPPATIAYQNGSPTRAAEAFAAKLAIPVASLKISEKTNPQGKTERYVVGHRVQKGQETCLLLQEALTEICTRIPFRKSMRWNAEDIFFGRPVRWLLVRFGKKAIDFQFAGVRSGFFSQGHRFLAPFRIEIKSAETYLDQMREVHVLADPDERRKRIMEQVAIAAAKVGGTPDPDPYLVHENMSLVEEPHVFTGSFDPSFLKLPAVVIRAVARSHQKYFCVQRSETELLPHYIAVVNTANHLDNVHKGNDRVMRALLEDALFFFAEDQKIPLEKRVEKLSHLIFHAHLGTVGEKVSRIENLAAAIASRLGISNELLPLVHRAAHLCKVDLTTLMVGEFPELQGHMGHAYALKTKEHPLVAQAIRDHYRPVHATDQIPQDDTAAILALADRLDTLTGCFAIGLMPTGTADPFALRRTCIAILRILMEKGETQTAYAQLCLRDWIGYAYDQLTGTKLRLSREETIQRVITFALERLHGLLNTPSSHASVVDTVLAGHHFIHGHQASPADFPAYALMKVKQLQQAYTTQATWLDKARLVAKRLNGISKEATPVLHPADLFPAPSSQAIVSLINRLDQVTSRLETPLEVQQAMIFIETLSLQLKEVFVHTLIQDPADPFTSKRLEVLSYGAQCMARLGNFSQLVLPTSASSSDE, encoded by the coding sequence ATGTATCCCTCTCTCCCTCTGCTCCTTGAAATTGGTGTCGAAGAACTTCCCGCCTCATTTGTAGAAGAAGCTTTAGCAGCCCTCCCTGCCCTTGTGAAAAAGAGTCTGGAAGTGCGTAGAATTCATCACGGTACGATTCATGTCTTTGGGACTCCGCGTCGACTCGCTTTGATCGTTAAAGAAGTAGCCACCAATCAGCAAGACATCGATGAAGAAGTCATAGGTCCTCCCGCAACGATTGCCTATCAAAATGGATCTCCAACACGGGCTGCAGAAGCATTTGCAGCCAAATTAGCGATTCCGGTAGCTTCTCTAAAAATCAGTGAGAAGACAAATCCTCAGGGGAAAACAGAGCGCTATGTTGTCGGACACAGAGTCCAAAAAGGGCAGGAGACCTGTCTTCTTTTGCAAGAAGCTTTGACAGAAATATGCACCCGAATCCCCTTTCGAAAGTCGATGCGTTGGAATGCAGAGGACATTTTTTTTGGACGGCCGGTTCGTTGGCTTTTGGTCCGATTTGGAAAGAAGGCGATCGATTTCCAATTTGCTGGCGTTCGAAGCGGTTTTTTTTCTCAGGGACATCGGTTTTTGGCCCCTTTTCGTATCGAGATCAAAAGCGCTGAGACTTACCTCGATCAGATGAGAGAAGTACACGTCCTCGCTGATCCAGACGAGAGAAGGAAGAGGATAATGGAACAGGTCGCCATCGCTGCAGCAAAAGTAGGAGGAACGCCCGATCCAGATCCTTATTTAGTGCATGAGAATATGTCTCTGGTTGAAGAACCTCATGTCTTCACTGGTTCTTTCGATCCCTCTTTTCTTAAATTGCCTGCCGTTGTCATTCGAGCGGTCGCACGATCGCATCAAAAATATTTCTGTGTTCAGCGATCGGAAACGGAGCTTCTTCCTCACTATATTGCTGTCGTCAACACAGCAAACCACTTAGACAATGTGCACAAAGGGAACGATCGTGTCATGCGCGCTCTTCTTGAGGATGCGCTTTTCTTTTTCGCAGAAGATCAAAAAATTCCTCTCGAGAAGAGAGTGGAAAAACTCTCTCATCTCATCTTTCATGCTCACCTCGGAACAGTAGGCGAGAAGGTCTCTCGAATAGAAAATCTTGCCGCAGCAATCGCTTCCCGTTTGGGAATCTCCAACGAGCTCCTACCTCTTGTCCATCGGGCAGCTCACTTATGCAAAGTGGACCTGACCACCCTGATGGTAGGTGAATTTCCAGAATTACAAGGCCATATGGGGCATGCCTACGCGCTCAAAACGAAAGAGCATCCGCTTGTCGCACAGGCGATTCGGGATCATTATCGACCTGTTCACGCAACTGATCAAATCCCTCAAGATGACACTGCAGCAATCCTCGCTCTCGCTGATCGCTTGGATACACTCACTGGCTGTTTTGCAATTGGGCTTATGCCCACAGGAACAGCTGATCCTTTTGCACTACGGCGGACCTGCATTGCTATTTTGAGAATTCTCATGGAAAAAGGGGAAACCCAAACAGCTTATGCACAACTCTGCCTTCGCGATTGGATTGGATACGCTTATGATCAGTTAACAGGGACAAAACTTCGCCTTTCCCGAGAAGAGACTATTCAGCGCGTAATCACTTTTGCTCTCGAAAGACTTCATGGATTATTGAACACGCCTAGCTCTCATGCTTCGGTGGTGGACACTGTACTTGCAGGCCACCATTTCATCCATGGGCATCAAGCCAGTCCAGCGGATTTTCCTGCTTACGCTCTCATGAAAGTCAAACAACTGCAACAAGCCTATACAACACAGGCGACATGGCTAGACAAAGCGCGCCTTGTAGCTAAAAGATTAAATGGAATAAGTAAAGAGGCCACACCTGTCCTCCATCCAGCTGATCTCTTTCCTGCTCCTTCCTCTCAAGCAATCGTGTCTCTCATCAATCGACTGGACCAAGTGACCTCTCGTCTAGAGACACCCCTCGAAGTCCAACAAGCGATGATATTTATTGAGACACTGTCCCTACAACTGAAAGAAGTCTTCGTCCACACACTCATCCAAGATCCAGCTGATCCGTTCACTTCCAAGCGACTGGAAGTGCTTTCTTACGGGGCTCAATGTATGGCTCGTCTAGGAAACTTCTCTCAACTGGTCCTCCCCACCTCTGCCTCTTCTTCAGACGAATAG
- the ruvB gene encoding Holliday junction branch migration DNA helicase RuvB: MAGKGKIEKPSVLTPFHNEEHPSPRLIEGVSQGDDKGCDRTLRPRTFSDYIGQGRHKDNLRVFVEAARQRQEPLDHVLLAGPPGLGKTTLAQVLAHEMGAQLHMTTGPVIEHKGVLAGLLTKLAPCDILFIDEIHRLSPPVEESLYLAVDEFRIDVMAGEGAFASSIQINVHPFTLIGATTRTGLLTAPLHSRFGLHIRLDFYPVHELASIVMRSAALLRLQVDREAAIEIARRSRGTPRIANRLLRRVRDVAQVLATGCIDTKVVEHTCQCLEIDAVGFDEMDRRFLRVLIEDYAGGPVGIETLSAALGEPRDALEDVYEPYLLQRGYIGRTPRGRVATRKSYEHLGISLDFKGSMEKREERMTVFPLFEDSSIADRKE, from the coding sequence ATGGCAGGTAAAGGAAAAATAGAGAAACCATCAGTATTAACCCCCTTCCACAACGAGGAGCACCCGTCCCCTCGCTTGATCGAGGGGGTGAGTCAAGGGGATGATAAAGGATGTGATCGGACGTTAAGGCCACGTACTTTTTCAGACTACATTGGACAAGGGAGGCATAAAGATAACCTTCGGGTTTTTGTGGAAGCAGCTCGTCAGCGGCAAGAGCCGCTAGATCACGTTCTTCTTGCAGGTCCCCCGGGTCTCGGGAAAACAACATTGGCTCAGGTCCTCGCTCATGAGATGGGGGCGCAGCTCCATATGACGACAGGTCCCGTAATCGAGCATAAAGGTGTACTGGCTGGTCTTCTGACCAAGCTTGCTCCATGCGATATTCTGTTTATCGATGAGATCCATCGGTTGAGCCCTCCTGTAGAAGAGAGCTTGTATTTGGCTGTTGATGAATTCCGCATTGATGTTATGGCTGGAGAGGGGGCTTTTGCTTCTTCTATTCAGATTAATGTCCATCCTTTTACGTTGATCGGAGCGACTACGCGTACGGGGCTTTTGACGGCCCCTCTTCATTCTCGTTTTGGCCTTCACATCCGCCTCGATTTCTATCCTGTTCATGAGTTGGCTTCCATTGTGATGCGAAGTGCTGCTCTGCTTCGTCTCCAAGTCGATCGAGAGGCTGCCATAGAGATCGCACGCCGTTCGAGGGGAACTCCCCGTATTGCTAATCGGTTGCTTCGCAGGGTGCGGGATGTTGCTCAAGTCCTCGCCACAGGTTGTATCGATACGAAAGTGGTGGAACATACATGTCAGTGTCTTGAAATAGATGCTGTCGGATTCGATGAAATGGATCGGCGCTTTCTGCGCGTTTTGATAGAAGATTATGCGGGAGGTCCAGTCGGTATTGAAACGCTGAGCGCTGCTCTGGGGGAGCCTCGCGATGCGCTTGAAGATGTCTACGAACCTTATCTGCTGCAGCGAGGGTATATTGGACGGACTCCGCGTGGTCGTGTGGCGACTCGAAAATCCTACGAGCATCTGGGTATATCTCTTGATTTTAAAGGCTCGATGGAGAAGAGGGAAGAAAGGATGACGGTGTTTCCTCTATTCGAAGATTCATCAATCGCGGATAGGAAAGAGTGA
- a CDS encoding MXAN_5187 family protein: protein MLFRLWLVLLLILLGFGFYTWGLEEQKSYQGQIVWGDTMLASDSQRIEWLLQLETRRRLDALVVGSLDRDIQQHLMSANVQPHLLPNTSEGFRQALEAVQKKFPPEFQKTGLVIVDRQGRIVAHVDIPFLEGKEEGELGGYPAVYDALHGYARDDVWIFDHHLFWVVVRPVEFDITQPPVGAVLGLTEVDEPFVASIAQKTHVAFAFYADQRILIAHGFQGRQRENGLDHLLERVLKGVEEKEDYRLGGRSGVVPLGSEMKGIFTRLTGEAWHRGGGFVVIRPQVQKTPYYRLLEKLPRWQWQADELYAGLFFILLGIGGITFALLFFEFIQPVHRLKRGLDVWVRKGWPPSSWEQLRGVYRNIARSFTRIANGCEHHHLLFFSKLSPDQWVGQENPAWRPLYEEFLVIRHQCGEPTQGLTFGEFCRALYQEQALLMAKYRCQKVLFSSSIQNGRAVLKAVPSMVGTDSVER from the coding sequence ATGCTGTTTCGGCTCTGGCTTGTCCTCCTGCTGATTCTCTTGGGTTTTGGTTTCTATACGTGGGGTTTAGAAGAGCAAAAGTCCTATCAGGGACAGATCGTGTGGGGGGATACAATGCTGGCTAGCGATAGTCAGCGGATTGAATGGTTGCTCCAGTTGGAGACTAGACGGCGTCTTGATGCTCTTGTTGTGGGGAGTTTAGACCGGGATATCCAGCAACACCTGATGAGCGCGAATGTCCAACCGCATCTTCTTCCGAATACATCTGAAGGTTTTCGACAAGCATTAGAAGCTGTCCAGAAAAAGTTCCCTCCTGAATTTCAAAAGACTGGTTTGGTTATTGTTGATCGTCAGGGTCGCATTGTAGCTCATGTTGACATCCCCTTTCTGGAAGGGAAGGAAGAGGGTGAACTGGGCGGATATCCGGCTGTGTACGATGCATTACATGGATATGCTCGGGATGATGTATGGATTTTTGATCACCATTTGTTTTGGGTTGTGGTTCGTCCTGTAGAATTTGATATCACTCAACCTCCTGTTGGTGCGGTGCTTGGATTGACAGAAGTGGATGAACCGTTTGTAGCCTCCATTGCGCAAAAAACACATGTAGCTTTCGCTTTTTATGCGGATCAGCGTATCCTGATTGCACATGGATTTCAGGGACGGCAAAGAGAGAATGGACTGGATCATTTACTCGAAAGAGTGCTCAAAGGGGTGGAAGAAAAGGAGGACTACCGTCTGGGAGGAAGGTCAGGGGTGGTCCCCTTGGGGAGCGAGATGAAGGGAATCTTTACCCGCTTAACGGGAGAAGCGTGGCATAGGGGAGGAGGATTTGTTGTGATCCGTCCTCAAGTGCAGAAAACACCATATTATAGACTCTTGGAGAAACTTCCTCGATGGCAATGGCAAGCAGATGAATTGTATGCAGGGTTATTTTTCATCCTATTGGGTATCGGTGGAATCACGTTCGCTCTGCTCTTTTTTGAATTCATCCAACCTGTGCATCGATTGAAGCGGGGCCTTGACGTGTGGGTGCGGAAAGGGTGGCCTCCTTCTTCTTGGGAGCAATTGCGCGGTGTTTACAGAAATATAGCAAGATCATTTACTCGAATTGCCAATGGCTGTGAGCATCATCATCTGCTCTTCTTTTCAAAGTTAAGTCCAGATCAATGGGTAGGACAGGAGAATCCCGCTTGGCGACCACTTTATGAAGAATTTTTGGTTATCAGACATCAATGTGGAGAGCCGACGCAGGGCCTCACATTTGGAGAATTTTGCCGTGCGCTCTATCAAGAACAAGCTCTCTTGATGGCAAAATATCGTTGTCAGAAAGTTCTCTTTTCTTCTTCAATTCAAAATGGCCGTGCTGTTCTCAAGGCTGTCCCTTCGATGGTGGGGACTGATAGCGTAGAAAGATAG
- the lexA gene encoding transcriptional repressor LexA, whose translation MEALTSRQKMVLDCIQHSILRRGYPPTLREIGMYMGISSTNGVNDHLKALERKGYLVREEMKSRALRPTEAASLICAEESNKEAVTPHRLPLPTFNSSALRGQEELIKIMVLGRVAAGVPLFAEQEIVDMIYLPRSLFKNSEDAFGLRVRGDSMIEAGILNGDTIFVQRKVDAKRGEIVVALIGDEATVKYYYPEKDTICFRPANRHMNPIFVRTCDFQSAVLLGVVKAVFRQL comes from the coding sequence ATGGAAGCGCTCACTTCACGACAGAAAATGGTACTCGATTGTATCCAGCATTCTATTCTACGTCGAGGTTATCCTCCAACGTTACGTGAGATCGGGATGTATATGGGGATCAGTTCAACGAACGGTGTTAACGATCACCTCAAAGCTTTGGAAAGAAAGGGATATCTCGTGCGAGAAGAGATGAAGTCGAGGGCTCTGCGACCCACAGAAGCTGCTTCTCTTATCTGTGCGGAGGAAAGCAATAAGGAGGCAGTAACCCCCCACCGTCTCCCTCTCCCCACGTTTAACTCGTCGGCTCTCAGAGGACAGGAGGAACTGATTAAAATCATGGTTTTAGGGCGGGTTGCTGCAGGTGTTCCTCTTTTTGCAGAACAAGAGATCGTAGATATGATTTACCTCCCTCGCAGCCTTTTTAAAAATAGCGAGGATGCTTTTGGTCTTCGTGTTCGAGGTGATTCGATGATCGAGGCTGGTATTTTAAATGGAGATACTATTTTTGTGCAAAGAAAGGTCGACGCAAAGCGCGGTGAAATTGTAGTGGCTCTGATAGGGGATGAAGCCACCGTTAAATATTATTATCCAGAAAAAGATACGATTTGTTTTCGTCCTGCAAATCGTCACATGAATCCTATTTTTGTAAGAACTTGTGATTTTCAGTCAGCCGTTCTCCTAGGAGTTGTAAAAGCTGTTTTTAGGCAGTTGTGA